A window of Nocardioidaceae bacterium genomic DNA:
CCGAGCACGAGCCTGTCGGGGCGTAGCGAGTCCGCGACCCCGTGCCCCTCGCGCAGGAACTCGGGGTTCCACACGAGGTCGACGCTGATCCCGTCCGGCGCCAGGGCCCGAGCGCGTTCACGCAGGCGGCGCGCCGTGCCGACGGGGACGGTGGACTTGCCCACCAGCAGCGAGTCCCGCCGCAGGATCGGCACGAGGGCGTCGACGACGGACTCCAGCGCCGAGAGGTCGGCACCGTCGCCGTCGGCACGCTGGGGGGTGCCCACAGCGAGGAAATGCACGTCGCTGTCGCCGGCCGCGTCGATGGCGGTGCTGAAGACGAGCCGGCCCGAGCCGGTGTGCTCACTGAGGAGGTCGTCGAGGTCGGGCTCGTGGAAGGGAGCGCTCCCGGCGTTCAGCGTCGCGACCGCGCGGCGGTCGAGGTCGACGCCCACGACGTCGAAGCCGCACGCAGCCATCGCGGCGGCGTGGGTGGCGCCGAGGTAGCCGCACCCGATCACGCTGACCGCCAGCGGCGCGGCGGGGCGGAGTGTCCGGCTGCGGTCGGGGGCCGTCGACAGCTCGACGGCGGCGCGGAGCGAGGCGCCCAGGTTGCGCAGGGTCGTGGTGGCGCGGCTCATCGGGTCCCTCCCCCGGTGATGGCGTCGCGGTAGTGACCCACCAGTTCCTCGCCGAGCGCGTCCCAGCCGCGCCCGGCGACCCCGGCTCGCGCCCGCCGTGCGAGCACGGCGCGTTCGAGCGGGTGGTCCACCAGGTGTCGCACCCGCGCGGTCAGGTCGGTCGCGTCCCCCGGGCGGAACCTGTCGCCGTTCTCACCGGGTACCACCAGGTCGACCGGGCCGCCGGCGTCGACGACCACGGCAGGCACGCCGCAGGCCAGTGCCTCCTGCACGGACTGGCAGAAGGTCTCGTGCCGCCCGGGGTGCACGAAGACGTCGAAGGACGCGACGGCCCGGGCCAGGTCCGTGCCGTGGAGCGCGCCGGTGTGGACGGCGTCGGGCAGGGCGCGCCGCACCTGCTCCCGCGCGGGTCCGTCGCCGACGACGACCAGGCGTACGCCCGCCATGTGCTGCACCGGGGCCAGGAGCTCGAGCTCCTTCTCCGCGGCCAGTCGGCCCATGTAGCCGACGACGGTGACACCCGGCGCCCCCCACTCCACGCGCAGCCGAGCCGAACGACGACCAGGAGCGAACCGCTCGAGGTCCACCCCGCGGCCCCAGATGCGTACGCGGTCGGGTGCGATGCCCAGGGCCACCAGCTGGGCACGTGCCGCGGTCGAGGGCGCGAGCGTCAGGTCGATGTCACGATGGGCCCGACGCGTCAGCCGCGTCATCGCCCGGACGCCACCGGGCACCGCGTACCGGTCGGCGAACCCGACGAGGTCGGTCTGGTAGATCGCCACCACCGGCACCCCGAGGCGTCGTGCCTCCCGCGCGGCCCGCGGTCCCATCAGGGCCGGGGACGCCAGGTGGATGACATCCGGTGCGTGGTCGCGGATGAGGTCGCGCAGCGTACGCCGGGTCGGGGTGCCGAGCCGGAAGCCGTCATAGAACGGGAGCGGCAACGACCCGACGTGGCGCACCGGCACGCCGGCGTACTCATCGGGACCGGTGGCGGCGACGACGCACGGCTCGTGCCCCGCGGCCACCAGCTGCTCGACGACACGGCACACGGACCCGGTCACGCCGTTGACCTGGGGCAGGAAGCTCTCGGTGACCACCAGCACCCGCAACGGCGCGGACGGCCGGGACGGCGCCGGATGGGCGGGGGTGGAGGTCGGGAACGGGACGGGATCGGTCTGCAGCACCGCGCTCACGCGTGGGTCCTCTCGTCACGGGAGTGATGACTCCAGTGACGCGGGTGCGGCTGTCCGGACGCCCATCACCCGGTGAAGGTCCCGTGAACCGATCGCGACATGCCGGCGTCGCCCGCGACGCGCGCGACGCCCGGGCACCTCACCAGTCGTGACGCAGCGGCATCCCGTCGAACCCGTCCACGGTCTTGGTGGCCAGCACCTGGTGCAGCTCGATCTCGTTGCGCTCGAAGCCGAGCCGGCACGAGGCCATGTAGAGACCCCACACCCGTGCGGTGCCCTCGTCGGTGAGGTCGACGCACTCGTCCCAGTGCTCGACGAGGTTGGCGCACCAGTCCCGCAGCGTCATGGCGTAGTGGCGCCGCAGGTTCTCCACGTGCTGGATCTCGAACCCGGCCGCCGCTGCGTCGCGGCTGATGGTCGCGACACCGGTGAGCTCCCCGTCGGGGAAGACGTACCGGTCGATGAAGTGCCCGGTCTTCGTCGGCTCGTCGTGCGGCCGGGTGATGCAGTGGTTGAGCAGACGGCCCCCGTCGAGGAGACGGTCGGCGATCCAGGCGAAGTACGCCGGGTACTGCTTGACCCCGATGTGCTCGGTCAGACCGATCGAGGAGACCGCGTCGAAGCCGGTCTCGGGGATGTCGCGGTAGTCCGAGTGACGCACCTCCGCCAGGTCGCTGAGGCCCTCACGCTCGATCGCGGCCTGCGCCCAGGTGGCCTGCTCCCTGGACAGCGTCGCGCCGATGACGTGCACGCCGTACTCGCGGGCCGCGTGGCGCACCATGCCGCCCCACCCGCAGCCGATGTCGAGCAGACGCATGCCGGGCCGCAGCCCCAGCTTGCGGCACACCAGGTCGTACTTGTCCGCCTGCGCCTCCTCCAGCGTGGAGGTCTCCGTCGGGTACGCCGCGCAGGTGTAGGTCATCGACGGGCCGAGCACGAGCTCGTAGAACTCGTTGGAGACGTCGTAGTGGTGGCTGATCGCCTCGGCGTCGCGGGCCTGGCTGTGGCGCAGGCCCTCGACGGCCCGGCGCCACGGCGGAAGGTGCTCCTGCGGCGGCACCGGCGGCGGCACGAGGTGCGTCGGCTCGAGCGCGGCCAGCAGACGCGGCAGCTCGGCCAGGCGCGGCCGCCGCATCTTGGTGTGGTTCATCAGCCGCACCATGACCTCGTACGGGTCGCCCTCGTGGGCGCCGACCACCTGCAGCTCACCCATCGTGTACGCCCGGGCCAGCCCCAGGTCACCCGGCGCCGTCAGCAGGTAGGCGAGCCCCTTCGGCGAGGCGAGGTGCACGCCCACCTCGGCGTCGGGGTCGCCGGCTGCAGACCCGTCGTAGGCGGTGAAGCGCAACGGCAGACCGTCGCGCATCAGGGTCTCGACGGCCTCACCGATGGTCATGCCGCCCACGGCACGCCGCAGCACCGCCCCGGGGGTGAGCCGGGAGCCGGTGGACCTGTGGGGGGTTCGGAGCAGGGTCACGCGCGTCGCACCGCCTTGTCGTAGAGCGTGAGAAATCGGTCGTCGGGGTCGTGGACCGCCTTGACGGCCCTCAGGTGGTCGCCGCGGTAGAGCCGGTCGAAGGTCTCGCGGTCGTAGTAGGCGTCGGAGTAGAGGGACTTGTGTCCTCCCAGGGAGTGCACGAAATCCTCGATGGCGCGGTTGACCGGACCGTCCTCGGCGCCCTCGCCGACGTGCACCGTGCCCCAGAAGCCGGCGTTGACGTAGGTCTCACCCGGCTCCAGCGGGTACGCCGGCCAGTCGCGGGTGGTGCGCAGCGGGCAGAGCCACACCGGCCTCATGCCGACGCGCTCGTCGAACCACGCGAGGAACTCGGCCGTCCGTCCGATGGGCACCTCGACGTCCTGCACCACGCGCTCGCGCTGCGGGCGCCCGGCCCGGCGGTCGAGGCGGTCGGCGATGCCGAGACGCTGGTCGAGGCCCAGCAGACGGTGGTAGACGTCCGAGCGCCGCCAGCGGCGTGGCCAGACACGGCGTACGAGCGGGTGCTGTGCGCCGAAGGCGGCGGAGCACCAGAACCAGTCGGTGTCCCAGCGCCACAGGTAGTCCTCGACGGTGAGCAGGTCGTGGCTGCGCTGCTGCAGCGACCGGTAGAAGACCTGCCGGCCGGTGTAGTCGCTCGGCGGGCCGCCGTGACGGCCGCCGTCACGGACGTCGTCGGTCCAGCGGGCGAGCACGACGTACACCTCGGTGGGACTGAACGCCGCGGCGTCGAGCCCGTCCACGCGCCGGGCGTCGTGCTCGCCGGACTCAGCGATCTGCGCCATCGTCTCCGCAGCACGCTCGGCCGCGCCCTCGCCGTGGAAGCCGAGGTGCTCGAGGGCCGCGTACGCCGGGACGCGTTCGAGCCGGATCTGCAGCCGTGTGGCGTAGCCGAGCGAGCCGTAGGAGTTGGGGAAGGCGTCGAAGAGGTCGTCACCGGGCTCGACGGTGACGATCTCACCGGAACCGGTGAACACGTCCATGTCGACGACCGACTCGTGGGGCAGTCCGTTGCGGAAGCTCGTGGACTCGATGCCCAGACCGGTCACGGCACCGCCGAGGGTGATGGTGCGCAGCTGCGGGACGACGTAGGGGATGAGCCCGTGCGGGAGCGTCGCCGCGACGAGGTCCTCGTAGGTGCACATGCCCTGGACCTGCGCCGTCATGGCGTCGGCGTCGACGTCGAGCACGCCGTCGAGGCCGCCCACGTCGAGCCCCGGGGTGGTGGTGGCGGCGCGTGCGCGGAACAGGTTCGAGGTCTTCTTCGCCAGACGCACCGTCTCGCCGGGAGGGATCTCGTCGTAGGAGGCCCGGAGGCGTGCCACGGCCTCGTCGTGCCGTGCCCATGCCGTGCGGTTCTGGCTCGTGGACGTCACTGACACAGCGTAACGAAATCTCGACACGCCGTCAGGTAGTGGCGAGTGACAACTATCTCGTGCGGTCGGCTCCCCATAGTGCCTACCGCCAGTATCCAGGTCGTCCCGACATCGAGAGGCCCTCATGAGCATCACAACCCGTCTCCGGTCATGCGCGCCGGCCGGGGTGCTCGTCCTCGGCGCGGCCGGCTGCGGCGCCAGCCCTACGGACCAGAGCGCAGACGGGGGGCAGGCCGCGTACGAGACCTGGTCCAGCGCCGTGCAGGACGGAGACGCGGGCACCGCCTGCGACTACATGTCGGCGGACTTCACCGCAGAGGTCGCCGACCTGCTGAGTCTCCTGGGTGCTGTCGACGCGGGGGCCGACTGCAGCGCCCCCCGAGGACCTGTCGCGCCCGCAGCTGCAGCAGCTGGAGGACCGGTTCGGCGAAGGCTTCGGCGACCTGGATGACCTCGGCGGCGGCAACCCCGGAGGCTCCGTGGGCGGGTCGGGCGGACCCGGCATCACCGACGGGAACGGCGACCCGCTGTCCCCGGAGCTGCAGCGCGAGATCGAGCGTCAGCTGGACCGGGGCGGGCTGCCCGGCAACGGCTGAGTCCGCGCCGGGGCCACCCGGGCCACCGGGGGCCACCCGAGCCACCGGGGTCAGGACGTCAGGGACTCAGAGGTGCTCGAGCCGGGCGTACGGGCTGACCAGGCGACGGACGGCGTCGCCGAAGTCGACGCCGATCGCCTGGGCCTCGCACGTCACCACACGACCCATCCCGAAGGCGTCGTGGCAGACACGGTCACCGACGGCGTAGTCGACGACGGGAACCTCCGCCTCGGGTGCGAAGGGACTGCTGGCGTGGTGTCTGCGGTGTCCGCTGTAGTTCGTCACGATCTCCCCAGCATGCGGCATGGAGCGTCGGATTGCACCCCCGGCCGCGTGCCCGTCTCATTCCGGGGCCGCTGCCAGCTGTCCGCACGCGCCGTCGATCTCGCTGCCGCGGGTGTCGCGCACGGTCGTCGGGATGCCCTTGGCCTCGAGACGACGGACGAACTCGCGCTCGTCCTCGCGCCGGGACGCCGTCCACTTCGAGCCCGGCGTGGGGTTCAGGGGGATCAGGTTGACGTGCACCCAGCCCCAGTCGCCGTACGCCTTCAGCACGTCCGCGAGGGCGTCGGCCCGCCACGCCTGGTCGTTGACGTCCCGCATCATCGCGTACTCGATCGAGACGCGACGCTTGGTCTTCTGCGCGTACGTCCACGCCGCCTCGACCGCCTCGTGCACGGACCAGCGGGTGTTGACCGGCACGAGCTCGTCACGCAGCTCGTCGTCCGGCGCGTGGAGGCTGAGCGCGAGCGTCACCGGGACACCCTCGTCGGCCAGCTGCAGGATCCGGGGCGCGAGGCCCACCGTCGAGACCGTGACGCCGCGGGCGGACATGCCCAGCCCGTCGGGGGCCGGGTCGGTGAGGCGGCGCACTGCACCGATCACGGCCTTGTAGTTGGCGAGCGGCTCCCCCATGCCCATGAAGACCACGTTGGAGACCCGGCCGGGGCCGCCGGGCACCTCACCGCGCGCCAGGCTGCGGGCACCGACCATCACCTGCTCGACGATCTCGGCCGTGCTCATGTTGCGCTGCAGACCTCCCTGCCCCGTGGCGCAGAACGGGCACGCCATGCCGCAGCCGGCCTGGGAGGAGACGCACATCGTGGCCCGGTCGGGGTAGCGCATCAGAACCGACTCGACCAGCGCCCCGTCGTTCAACCGCCACAGCGTCTTGCGCGTGGTGCCCTTGTCGGCCTCCATGACCCGCAGCGACGTCATGAGCTCGGGCATCAGCCCGGCCACGAGCTCCTCGCGCTGCTCGGCCGGCAGGTCGGTCATCTGCGAGGCGTCGTCGACGAGACGGCTGAAGTAGTGCGTGGAGAGCTGCTTCGCCCGGAACCCCGGGAGACCCAGGTCGACCAGACGCTGCTTGCGCTCGGCGGGCGTCAGGTCCGCGAGGTGCGTCGGCGGCTTGCCGCGTCGCGGCGCCTCGAAGACCAAGGGCAGGGCGCGTCCTGCCCGCGCCGCCTCCTCGGCGGCCTCGGTCGTGGCGGAGGTGGGCGTCGTGGTGTCAGACATCAGGCCTCCAGTGTCGCCGAGAGGGGTGCGTACGCCCAAAAGGCGTCGAGCGGGCACGATGGCGCCATGAGCGAGCGGGAGGCCCACCAGGTGTCGCTGCGGCCGGCCGGAGCGCACGACCAGGTGCTGCTCGGACACGTGCTGCGGCTGGCCGCCGACCCGTCCGGCCCAGGGCTGACCTACGAGCAGGTCCTCACCGATCCCGCGCTCGCCCGCTACGTCGCGGAGTGGCCGCGCACCGGCGACACCGGCGTCGTCGCCGAGACCCCCGACGGGCGCCCGGTCGGAGCCGCGTGGGCACGGACGTTCCCCCTCACCGACCGCGGCCACGGCTTCGTCTCCCCCGCCGTGCCCGAGCTGTCGATGGCTGTCGGGCCCGACTGGCGGGGCATGGGGTGGGGCGGCGCGCTGCTCGACGCGCTGCTGGCGGCGCTGCGTACGGCCGGCGTCGGCTCGGTGAGCCTGAGCGTGCGCGACACCAACGCCGCCGCCAGGGCCTTGTACGACGCGCGCGGCTTCGCACCGGTCGGCCACCAGGGCGAGTCGACCACGATGCTTCTCGTGCTCTGAGGTGACCGACGCGTCGCCGGGCTCAGAGCACGGCGAAGTGCAGCACGATCCAGGCGGGTGCCACCGTCGCGAGCAGCGAGTCCAGCCGGTCCATCAGACCGCCGTGGCCGGGGATGATGCGACTCATGTCCTTGATGCCGAGGTCGCGCTTGATCACCGAGATCACGAGGTCCCCCAGCGTGGCGGTGACCACGGTCGCGGGACCGAGGAGCAGACCCACCCACCAGTCGCCCTCGAGCAGCCACATCACCAGCCACACCGCCACGGCGGTGGCGAGGAGCACGGACCCCGCTGCCCCCTCCCAGGACTTCTTCGGCGAGACGTTGGGCGCGAGCGCGTGCCGGCCGAAGCGACTGCCGGCGAAGTAGCCGCCGATGTCGGAGGACACCGTCACGGCGATGAAGACGATGACCGCCGCGAGCCCCTCGGGCTCGCGCAGCAGCAGCGCGACGAAGCCCGCGAGGAACGGGACGTAGGTGATCGTGAACAGCGACGCGGTCGCGTTGCGCACGAAACCGTCGATGCCCCGCCGCATCAGCCAGAGCAGGGTCCCGAGGGCGCTCACCGCCGTGGTGGCCAGGTGCACGTCGGTGCCGCCGAGGTACGCGCCGCCGACGATGGCCACGCAGGCGGCGTACAGCGGGATCCTCGGCAGGTCGATGCCCCGCTCGGCGAACCCGCGCGAGAACTCCCAGCACGCCAGGCACATCGCCACGGCGACGACCACGGTGAACAGGCCCTCGACGAACAGCAGCGAGAGCAGCACCAGGGCTCCGAGGCCCACGCCCGAGGCGACGGCGCGTGGGAGGTCGCGGCCGCCTGCCGCGCCGGATCCGCCGTCCGCGGGGACCGGCGGCGGTGGGGTGTCGGCAGGGGTCATCGTGGTCGGCTCCTCAGATGTCGAGGAGCTCGGCCTCCTTGCTCTTGAGCATGTCGTCGATCTGGTCGGTGTGCTTCTTCGTGGCACCCTCGAGCCGCTTCTCGGCGGCGTTGACGTCGTCCTCGCTCGCCTCGCCGTCCTTGTCGAGCTTCTCGAGGGCCTGCTTGGCCGTGCGACGGATGTTGCGCACCGACACGCGCCCGTCCTCCGCCTTCTGCCGGGCGACCTTGATGAACTCCTTGCGGCGCTCCTCGGTCAGCTCGGGGAAGACGCACCGGATCATGCGACCGTCGTTGGAGGGGTTCACCCCGAGGTCGGAGTCGCGGATGGCGCGCTCGATCGCGCCCAGCGAGCCCTGGTCGAAGGGCTGCACCAGGATGATGCGCGGCTCGGGCGAGGTGAACGAGGCGAGCTGCTGCACGGGGGTCGGTGTGCCGTAGTACTCCGCGGTGAGCTTGGAGAACATCTGCGGGTTGGCGCGGCCCGCCCGGATCGCGGAGAACTCCTCCCGCGTGGCCTCGACGGCCTTGTCCATCCTGGAGCTGGCGTCGCGCAGCGTGTCGTCGATCATGTCGCTCTCCTACTCGGGCCTACTCGGGCTGTGTGGGTCGATCCTGTCAGAGCCTGGCGCTGCCGAGGCTCAGTCGCCGTCGCTGGTCACCAGCGTGCCGAGCTGCTCGCCCTGCACGATCCGCAGGATCGCCTCGGAGGTCTCCATGCCGAAGACGATCAGCGGCAGCTCGTTCTCCATGCAGAGGGCGAACGCCGTGGCGTCGGCCACGCGCAGCCCCTTCTCCAGGGCGTCCTGGAAGGAGAGGTGGTCCAGCTTCGTCGCGTCGGGGTTGGTGCGCGGATCAGCGGTGTAGACCCCGTCGACCCCCTGCTTGGCCATCAGCACGACCTCGCAGCGCGTCTCCAGGGCTCGCTGGGCGGCCACCGTGTCGGTGGAGAAGAAGGGCATGCCGGCGCCGGCGCCGAAGATGACGACGCGGCCCTTCTCCAGGTGGCGGATGGCCTTGCGCGGGATGTACGGCTCGGCCACCTGCCCCATGGTGATCGCGGTCTGCACCCGGGTCTCGACGCCCTGCTTCTCCAGGAAGTCCTGCAGGGCGAGGCAGTTCATCACGGTGCCGAGCATCCCCATGTAGTCCGCGCGCGAGCGGTCCATGCCCTGCTGGCTCAGCTCGGCGCCACGGAAGAAGTTGCCGCCACCGACGACGACCGCGACCTCGACCCCGGCCTCGGCGACCTCGGCGATCTCCTTCGCGATCCCCCGCACCACCGTCGGGTCGACCCCGACGGTGCCCCCGCCGAAGACCTCTCCTGACAGCTTCAGCAGCACGCGTCGGTAGGTGGTCATCGCAGGTGTGCCTCCGGGTGTGGGGAGCGTCGTGACGTGCGACGAGACCGGACCGGACGGGTTGCGTCCGGTCACGGCCTCGGCGTACGAAGTCAGGACGACCCTAGCCCGCCGCGCGGGTGGTCGCCCGGTGAGGTCGGGCTCAGGCGCCGACCTCGAGGCGGGCGAACCGCGTCACGGTGGTGCCGGAGGCGTCGAGGACCTGCTTGACGGTCTTCTTGGACTCGGTGACCGACTCCTGGTCGAGCAGCACGATGTCCTTGAAGAACCCGCCGAGGCGACCCTCGACGATCTTCGCGACGGCCTGCTCGGGCTTGCCCTCCTCGCGGGTCTTCTTCTCGAGCACGTCGCGCTCGGCGTCGACCACGTCGGCCGGCACCTCCTCGCGGGTGAGGTACTGCGCCTTCATCGCGGCGACCTGCATGGCAGCGGCGCGGGCGGCGGCCTCGTCGCCGTCGTACTCGACCAGCACGCCGACGGCCGGCGGGAGGTCCTGGGAACGACGGTGCATGTAGGTCACGACGGATCCCTCGAACCGGGCCACGCGACCCAGCTCGATCTTCTCGCCGATCTTGACGGCGAGGTCCTCGACGACCTGGCCGACCGTCGAGTCGTCCATCGGGGCGGCCTTGAGGGACTCCGTGTCGGTGGCGCCCTGGGCGTCGGCGACCTCGGCGATCCGCTGGGCGGCAGCGATGAAGTCGTCGTTCTTCGCCACGAAGTCGGTCTCGCAGCGCACCTCGACGATCGCCGAGCCCGCAGCGGCGACGAGGCCCGCGGAGGCGGTGCGCTCGGCGCGCTTGTCGGCCTTGGCGGATCCCTTGACGCGCAGGATCTCGACAGCCTTGTCGAAGTCGCCGTCGGCCTCCTGGAGCGCCTTCTTGGCGTCCATCATGCCGGCGGCGGTGAGGTCGCGGAGCCGCTTGACGTCGGCAGCGGAGATGGTGGCCATGCAATTCACCTCGTGAGTGGTCGTGCGGCGTCCGAGCCGCG
This region includes:
- a CDS encoding glycosyltransferase family 1 protein — protein: MRVLVVTESFLPQVNGVTGSVCRVVEQLVAAGHEPCVVAATGPDEYAGVPVRHVGSLPLPFYDGFRLGTPTRRTLRDLIRDHAPDVIHLASPALMGPRAAREARRLGVPVVAIYQTDLVGFADRYAVPGGVRAMTRLTRRAHRDIDLTLAPSTAARAQLVALGIAPDRVRIWGRGVDLERFAPGRRSARLRVEWGAPGVTVVGYMGRLAAEKELELLAPVQHMAGVRLVVVGDGPAREQVRRALPDAVHTGALHGTDLARAVASFDVFVHPGRHETFCQSVQEALACGVPAVVVDAGGPVDLVVPGENGDRFRPGDATDLTARVRHLVDHPLERAVLARRARAGVAGRGWDALGEELVGHYRDAITGGGTR
- a CDS encoding class I SAM-dependent methyltransferase, which produces MTIGEAVETLMRDGLPLRFTAYDGSAAGDPDAEVGVHLASPKGLAYLLTAPGDLGLARAYTMGELQVVGAHEGDPYEVMVRLMNHTKMRRPRLAELPRLLAALEPTHLVPPPVPPQEHLPPWRRAVEGLRHSQARDAEAISHHYDVSNEFYELVLGPSMTYTCAAYPTETSTLEEAQADKYDLVCRKLGLRPGMRLLDIGCGWGGMVRHAAREYGVHVIGATLSREQATWAQAAIEREGLSDLAEVRHSDYRDIPETGFDAVSSIGLTEHIGVKQYPAYFAWIADRLLDGGRLLNHCITRPHDEPTKTGHFIDRYVFPDGELTGVATISRDAAAAGFEIQHVENLRRHYAMTLRDWCANLVEHWDECVDLTDEGTARVWGLYMASCRLGFERNEIELHQVLATKTVDGFDGMPLRHDW
- a CDS encoding FAD-binding oxidoreductase, whose protein sequence is MRASRCRDDLDTGGRHYGEPTARDSCHSPLPDGVSRFRYAVSVTSTSQNRTAWARHDEAVARLRASYDEIPPGETVRLAKKTSNLFRARAATTTPGLDVGGLDGVLDVDADAMTAQVQGMCTYEDLVAATLPHGLIPYVVPQLRTITLGGAVTGLGIESTSFRNGLPHESVVDMDVFTGSGEIVTVEPGDDLFDAFPNSYGSLGYATRLQIRLERVPAYAALEHLGFHGEGAAERAAETMAQIAESGEHDARRVDGLDAAAFSPTEVYVVLARWTDDVRDGGRHGGPPSDYTGRQVFYRSLQQRSHDLLTVEDYLWRWDTDWFWCSAAFGAQHPLVRRVWPRRWRRSDVYHRLLGLDQRLGIADRLDRRAGRPQRERVVQDVEVPIGRTAEFLAWFDERVGMRPVWLCPLRTTRDWPAYPLEPGETYVNAGFWGTVHVGEGAEDGPVNRAIEDFVHSLGGHKSLYSDAYYDRETFDRLYRGDHLRAVKAVHDPDDRFLTLYDKAVRRA
- the rlmN gene encoding 23S rRNA (adenine(2503)-C(2))-methyltransferase RlmN; translation: MSDTTTPTSATTEAAEEAARAGRALPLVFEAPRRGKPPTHLADLTPAERKQRLVDLGLPGFRAKQLSTHYFSRLVDDASQMTDLPAEQREELVAGLMPELMTSLRVMEADKGTTRKTLWRLNDGALVESVLMRYPDRATMCVSSQAGCGMACPFCATGQGGLQRNMSTAEIVEQVMVGARSLARGEVPGGPGRVSNVVFMGMGEPLANYKAVIGAVRRLTDPAPDGLGMSARGVTVSTVGLAPRILQLADEGVPVTLALSLHAPDDELRDELVPVNTRWSVHEAVEAAWTYAQKTKRRVSIEYAMMRDVNDQAWRADALADVLKAYGDWGWVHVNLIPLNPTPGSKWTASRREDEREFVRRLEAKGIPTTVRDTRGSEIDGACGQLAAAPE
- a CDS encoding GNAT family N-acetyltransferase, producing MSEREAHQVSLRPAGAHDQVLLGHVLRLAADPSGPGLTYEQVLTDPALARYVAEWPRTGDTGVVAETPDGRPVGAAWARTFPLTDRGHGFVSPAVPELSMAVGPDWRGMGWGGALLDALLAALRTAGVGSVSLSVRDTNAAARALYDARGFAPVGHQGESTTMLLVL
- a CDS encoding phosphatidate cytidylyltransferase, whose translation is MTPADTPPPPVPADGGSGAAGGRDLPRAVASGVGLGALVLLSLLFVEGLFTVVVAVAMCLACWEFSRGFAERGIDLPRIPLYAACVAIVGGAYLGGTDVHLATTAVSALGTLLWLMRRGIDGFVRNATASLFTITYVPFLAGFVALLLREPEGLAAVIVFIAVTVSSDIGGYFAGSRFGRHALAPNVSPKKSWEGAAGSVLLATAVAVWLVMWLLEGDWWVGLLLGPATVVTATLGDLVISVIKRDLGIKDMSRIIPGHGGLMDRLDSLLATVAPAWIVLHFAVL
- the frr gene encoding ribosome recycling factor — translated: MIDDTLRDASSRMDKAVEATREEFSAIRAGRANPQMFSKLTAEYYGTPTPVQQLASFTSPEPRIILVQPFDQGSLGAIERAIRDSDLGVNPSNDGRMIRCVFPELTEERRKEFIKVARQKAEDGRVSVRNIRRTAKQALEKLDKDGEASEDDVNAAEKRLEGATKKHTDQIDDMLKSKEAELLDI
- the pyrH gene encoding UMP kinase, with product MTTYRRVLLKLSGEVFGGGTVGVDPTVVRGIAKEIAEVAEAGVEVAVVVGGGNFFRGAELSQQGMDRSRADYMGMLGTVMNCLALQDFLEKQGVETRVQTAITMGQVAEPYIPRKAIRHLEKGRVVIFGAGAGMPFFSTDTVAAQRALETRCEVVLMAKQGVDGVYTADPRTNPDATKLDHLSFQDALEKGLRVADATAFALCMENELPLIVFGMETSEAILRIVQGEQLGTLVTSDGD
- a CDS encoding elongation factor Ts, which encodes MATISAADVKRLRDLTAAGMMDAKKALQEADGDFDKAVEILRVKGSAKADKRAERTASAGLVAAAGSAIVEVRCETDFVAKNDDFIAAAQRIAEVADAQGATDTESLKAAPMDDSTVGQVVEDLAVKIGEKIELGRVARFEGSVVTYMHRRSQDLPPAVGVLVEYDGDEAAARAAAMQVAAMKAQYLTREEVPADVVDAERDVLEKKTREEGKPEQAVAKIVEGRLGGFFKDIVLLDQESVTESKKTVKQVLDASGTTVTRFARLEVGA